One part of the Streptomyces sp. NBC_00286 genome encodes these proteins:
- a CDS encoding TetR/AcrR family transcriptional regulator, with translation MARRYDPDRRRRIIDAAIRVVGAKGIAGLSHRSVAAEADVPLGSTTYHFKTLDELMVAALRQANEGFAKLVVARGALEDPESDVAAELAGLVGEWLAGDRTGVELEYELYLAALRRPALRPVAAEWCQDLADSIARRTDQVTARALVALLDGICLQVLLTGVEYDEEYARDVLARVIP, from the coding sequence ATGGCCCGGCGTTACGACCCCGACCGGCGCCGGCGGATCATCGACGCGGCCATCCGGGTCGTGGGCGCCAAGGGCATAGCCGGGCTGAGCCATCGCTCCGTCGCGGCCGAGGCCGATGTTCCGCTGGGCTCTACCACGTACCACTTCAAGACGCTCGACGAGCTGATGGTCGCCGCCCTGCGACAGGCGAACGAGGGCTTCGCCAAGCTGGTCGTCGCGCGCGGCGCCCTGGAGGACCCGGAGAGCGATGTCGCCGCCGAACTTGCCGGCCTGGTGGGCGAGTGGCTGGCAGGCGACCGTACGGGAGTGGAGCTCGAGTACGAGCTCTACCTCGCCGCCCTCCGCCGCCCCGCCCTGCGCCCCGTAGCCGCCGAATGGTGTCAGGACCTCGCCGACAGCATCGCCCGCCGCACAGACCAGGTCACCGCCCGCGCCCTGGTCGCGCTGCTGGACGGCATCTGCCTCCAGGTGCTGCTCACGGGAGTGGAATACGACGAGGAGTACGCCCGTGACGTGCTGGCCCGCGTGATCCCCTGA
- a CDS encoding VOC family protein, which translates to MAVRWYQVAVQAHDLLSLARFWCQVLDWRVVFESEEEVVIASAPDALPGICFLPIDERKTTQNRLHIDLTPDDQAAEVKRLLALGARRVDVGQGEDVTWTVLADPEGNEFCVLRPKKTLLD; encoded by the coding sequence ATGGCTGTCCGCTGGTATCAAGTCGCCGTACAGGCACACGATCTGCTGTCGCTGGCCCGCTTCTGGTGTCAAGTCCTGGACTGGCGCGTGGTGTTCGAGTCCGAGGAGGAGGTCGTCATCGCGTCCGCCCCCGACGCGCTGCCGGGGATCTGCTTCCTGCCCATCGACGAACGCAAAACGACTCAGAACCGGCTGCACATCGACCTCACGCCGGACGACCAGGCGGCCGAAGTCAAGCGGCTGCTCGCACTCGGGGCGCGCCGGGTCGACGTCGGCCAGGGTGAGGACGTGACCTGGACCGTTCTCGCCGACCCCGAGGGCAACGAATTCTGCGTACTGCGGCCGAAGAAGACGCTCCTCGACTGA
- the sufD gene encoding Fe-S cluster assembly protein SufD: MAEAQNIPVGSTTAGQIAVAAESTVATRMSAPPSFDVANFPVPHGREEEWRFTPLERLRGLHDGTAVATGTGVKVDVQAPEGVTVETVGRDDARIGKAGTPVDRVAAQAYSAFEQAGVITVPKETVLTEPIRVAVHGEGGTAYGHQVVELGAFAEAVVVIDHTGDAVLAANVDYVLGDGAKLTVISVQDWDDKAVHVGQHNALIGRDATFKSFVVTFGGDLVRLHPRVAYAGPGGEAELFGLYFTDAGQHQEHRLLVDHNTPHCKSNVAYKGALQGDDAHAVWIGDVLIEAKAEGTDTYEMNRNLVLTDGARVDSVPNLEIETGEIVGAGHASATGRFDDEQLFYLMARGIPADEARRLVVRGFFAELVQQIGVDDIEERLLVKIDEELEASV, encoded by the coding sequence ATGGCTGAGGCTCAGAACATCCCCGTGGGTTCCACCACGGCCGGCCAGATCGCGGTCGCCGCCGAGTCGACCGTCGCCACGCGCATGAGCGCGCCCCCGTCCTTCGACGTGGCGAACTTCCCGGTCCCGCACGGCCGCGAGGAGGAGTGGCGGTTCACCCCGCTGGAGCGGCTGCGCGGGCTGCACGACGGCACCGCCGTCGCCACCGGCACCGGCGTGAAGGTCGACGTGCAGGCCCCCGAAGGCGTCACCGTCGAGACCGTCGGCCGTGACGACGCCCGCATCGGCAAGGCGGGCACCCCGGTGGACCGCGTCGCCGCCCAGGCGTACTCCGCGTTCGAGCAGGCCGGCGTGATCACCGTCCCCAAGGAGACGGTGCTCACCGAGCCGATCCGTGTCGCCGTGCACGGCGAGGGCGGCACCGCCTACGGCCACCAGGTCGTCGAGCTCGGCGCCTTCGCCGAGGCCGTCGTCGTCATCGACCACACCGGTGACGCGGTACTCGCGGCCAACGTCGACTACGTCCTGGGCGACGGCGCCAAGCTGACCGTCATCTCCGTCCAGGACTGGGACGACAAGGCCGTGCACGTCGGCCAGCACAACGCGCTGATCGGCCGCGACGCCACTTTCAAGTCGTTCGTGGTCACCTTCGGCGGCGACCTCGTACGCCTCCACCCGCGCGTCGCCTACGCCGGTCCCGGCGGCGAGGCCGAGCTCTTCGGCCTGTACTTCACCGACGCGGGCCAGCACCAGGAGCACCGCCTCCTCGTCGACCACAACACCCCGCACTGCAAGTCGAACGTCGCCTACAAGGGCGCACTCCAGGGCGACGACGCGCACGCGGTGTGGATCGGCGACGTGCTGATCGAGGCCAAGGCCGAGGGCACGGACACGTACGAGATGAACCGGAACCTGGTCCTGACCGACGGCGCCCGGGTCGACTCCGTACCGAACCTCGAGATCGAGACCGGCGAGATCGTCGGCGCGGGCCACGCCAGCGCCACCGGCCGCTTCGACGACGAGCAGCTCTTCTACCTGATGGCCCGCGGCATCCCCGCCGACGAGGCCCGCCGTCTCGTCGTGCGCGGCTTCTTCGCCGAGCTGGTCCAGCAGATCGGTGTCGACGACATCGAGGAGCGGCTGCTCGTGAAGATCGACGAGGAGCTGGAGGCGTCGGTCTGA
- a CDS encoding non-heme iron oxygenase ferredoxin subunit, translating into MAFVRACGLSELEEDTPKRVELDGTPVSVVQTEGEVFAIHDICSHANVSLSEGEVDDCHIECWLHGSRFDLRSGKPDALPATRPIPVYPVKIEGDDVLVSLTQES; encoded by the coding sequence ATCGCGTTCGTACGCGCCTGTGGGCTGAGCGAGCTGGAGGAGGACACCCCGAAGCGGGTGGAACTCGACGGCACGCCGGTCTCCGTCGTGCAGACCGAGGGCGAGGTGTTCGCGATCCACGACATCTGCTCGCACGCGAACGTCTCGCTGTCGGAGGGCGAGGTGGACGACTGCCACATCGAGTGCTGGCTGCACGGCTCGCGTTTCGATCTGCGCTCCGGGAAACCCGACGCCCTTCCCGCGACCCGCCCCATTCCCGTATACCCCGTCAAGATCGAAGGGGACGACGTGCTCGTCTCCCTCACCCAGGAGTCCTGA
- the sufC gene encoding Fe-S cluster assembly ATPase SufC has translation MATLEIRDLHVTVEADNATKEILKGVDLTVKQGETHAIMGPNGSGKSTLAYSLAGHPKYTITEGTVTLDGEDVLEMSVDERARAGLFLAMQYPVEVPGVSVSNFLRTSATAIRGEAPKLRTWVKEVKEAMQHLNMDPSFAERNVNEGFSGGEKKRHEILQLELLKPKIAILDETDSGLDVDALRVVSEGVNRVRETGEVGTLLITHYTRILRYIKPDQVHVFAGGRIAESGGPELADKLEAEGYEAYTKGGVSA, from the coding sequence ATGGCAACGCTTGAAATCCGAGACCTGCACGTCACCGTCGAGGCCGACAACGCCACGAAGGAGATCCTCAAGGGCGTCGACCTCACCGTGAAGCAGGGCGAGACGCACGCCATCATGGGCCCGAACGGCTCCGGCAAGTCGACGCTCGCCTACTCGCTCGCGGGTCACCCCAAGTACACGATCACCGAGGGCACCGTCACCCTCGACGGCGAGGACGTCCTGGAGATGTCCGTCGACGAGCGCGCCCGCGCGGGCCTGTTCCTCGCGATGCAGTACCCGGTCGAGGTCCCCGGCGTCTCGGTCTCCAACTTCCTCCGTACCTCCGCCACCGCCATCCGCGGCGAGGCCCCCAAGCTGCGTACGTGGGTCAAGGAGGTGAAGGAGGCCATGCAGCACCTGAACATGGACCCCTCCTTCGCCGAGCGCAACGTGAACGAGGGCTTCTCCGGCGGTGAGAAGAAGCGCCACGAGATCCTTCAGCTGGAGCTGCTCAAGCCGAAGATCGCGATCCTCGACGAGACGGACTCCGGCCTCGACGTCGACGCGCTCCGGGTCGTCTCCGAGGGCGTCAACCGCGTCCGGGAGACCGGCGAGGTGGGCACGCTGCTCATCACGCACTACACGCGCATCCTGCGCTACATCAAGCCCGACCAGGTCCACGTCTTCGCGGGCGGCCGCATCGCCGAGTCCGGCGGTCCCGAGCTCGCCGACAAGCTCGAGGCCGAAGGGTACGAGGCATACACGAAGGGTGGCGTATCCGCGTGA
- a CDS encoding cysteine desulfurase, translating to MTLLPGLLDTEAIRKDFPVLDRQVHDGKKLVYLDNAATSQKPRQVLDALNEYYERHNANVHRGVHVLAEEATALYEGARDKVAEFINAPSRDEVIFTKNASESLNLVANMLGWADEPYRVDHETEIVITEMEHHSNIVPWQLLAQRTGAKLKWFGLTDDGRLDLSNIDEIITEKTKIVSFVLVSNILGTFNPVEAIIRRAQEVGALVCIDASQAAPHMPLDVQALQADFVAFTGHKMCAPTGVGILWGRQELLEDLPPFLGGGEMIETVSMHSSTYAPAPHKFEAGTPPIAQAVGLGAAIDYLNSIGMEKIWAHEHALTEYAVKRLSEVPDLRIIGPTTAEERGAAISFTLGDIHPHDVGQVLDEQGIAVRVGHHCARPVCLRYGIPATTRASFYLYSTPGEIDALVEGLDYVRNFFG from the coding sequence GTGACATTGCTGCCGGGCCTCCTCGACACAGAGGCGATCCGCAAGGACTTCCCCGTCCTGGACCGACAGGTCCACGACGGCAAGAAGCTGGTGTACCTGGACAACGCGGCGACCTCGCAGAAACCGCGCCAGGTACTGGACGCCCTGAACGAGTACTACGAGCGCCACAACGCCAACGTCCACCGCGGTGTGCATGTGCTCGCCGAGGAGGCCACGGCGCTGTACGAGGGCGCGCGGGACAAGGTCGCGGAGTTCATCAACGCGCCCAGCCGCGACGAGGTGATCTTCACCAAGAACGCCTCCGAGTCCCTCAATCTCGTGGCCAACATGCTCGGTTGGGCCGATGAGCCCTACCGCGTGGACCACGAGACCGAGATCGTCATCACGGAGATGGAGCACCACTCCAACATCGTCCCGTGGCAGCTGCTGGCGCAGCGTACGGGCGCGAAGCTGAAGTGGTTCGGCCTGACCGACGACGGCCGCCTCGACCTCTCCAACATCGACGAGATCATCACCGAGAAGACGAAGATCGTTTCCTTCGTGCTGGTCTCCAACATCCTCGGCACCTTCAACCCGGTCGAGGCGATAATCCGCCGGGCGCAGGAAGTCGGCGCCCTCGTCTGCATCGACGCCTCGCAGGCCGCGCCGCACATGCCGCTGGACGTGCAGGCACTCCAGGCCGACTTCGTGGCGTTCACCGGCCACAAGATGTGCGCCCCGACGGGCGTCGGCATCCTGTGGGGACGCCAGGAACTCCTCGAGGACCTGCCCCCGTTCCTCGGCGGCGGCGAGATGATCGAGACGGTGTCGATGCACTCGTCGACATACGCGCCGGCGCCGCACAAGTTCGAGGCCGGTACGCCGCCGATCGCGCAGGCGGTCGGCCTCGGCGCGGCGATCGACTACCTGAACTCCATCGGCATGGAGAAGATCTGGGCCCACGAGCACGCGCTGACCGAGTACGCGGTCAAGCGCCTGTCGGAGGTCCCCGACCTGCGGATCATCGGCCCCACCACGGCCGAGGAACGCGGCGCCGCGATTTCCTTCACGCTCGGCGACATCCACCCCCACGACGTGGGCCAGGTCCTCGACGAACAAGGCATCGCGGTCCGGGTCGGCCACCACTGCGCCCGCCCCGTCTGCCTCCGATACGGAATTCCTGCGACCACGCGAGCGTCGTTCTATCTGTACTCCACGCCGGGTGAGATCGACGCACTCGTGGAAGGCCTGGACTACGTACGGAACTTCTTCGGCTGA
- the dapD gene encoding 2,3,4,5-tetrahydropyridine-2,6-dicarboxylate N-succinyltransferase encodes MTDTTASRTTGAVAAGLATVAADGTVLDTWFPAPELVADPGPSGTERLSAERAAELLGGGATAAVGPDARRGVEVVAVRTVIASLDEKPIDAHDVYLRLHLLSHRLVQPHGQSLDGMFAHLANVAWTSLGPVAVDDLEKVRLNARAEGLHLAVTSVDKFPRMTDYVAPKGVRIADADRVRLGAHLAEGTTVMHEGFVNFNAGTLGTSMVEGRISAGVVVGNGSDIGGGASTMGTLSGGGNVRITIGERCLVGAEAGVGIALGDECVVEAGLYVTAGTRVTMPDGQIVKARELSGASNILFRRNSVSGTVEARPNNAAWGGLNDILHSHN; translated from the coding sequence ATGACCGACACGACTGCTTCTCGCACCACCGGCGCTGTCGCCGCCGGCCTCGCCACGGTCGCCGCCGACGGCACCGTTCTCGACACCTGGTTCCCCGCGCCGGAGCTCGTCGCCGACCCCGGCCCGTCCGGTACGGAACGGCTGTCCGCCGAGAGGGCCGCCGAGCTGCTCGGCGGAGGCGCTACCGCGGCGGTCGGCCCGGACGCCCGCCGGGGCGTCGAGGTGGTCGCGGTCCGTACGGTCATCGCCTCGCTCGACGAGAAGCCGATCGACGCGCATGACGTGTACCTGCGCCTCCACCTGCTCTCGCACCGACTGGTTCAGCCGCACGGCCAGAGCCTGGACGGCATGTTCGCGCACCTCGCCAACGTCGCCTGGACCTCGCTCGGCCCGGTCGCCGTCGACGACCTCGAGAAGGTCCGGCTCAACGCCCGCGCCGAGGGCCTCCACCTGGCGGTGACGTCGGTCGACAAGTTCCCGCGCATGACGGACTACGTGGCTCCCAAGGGCGTACGCATCGCCGACGCCGACCGGGTCCGCCTCGGCGCGCACCTCGCCGAGGGCACCACGGTCATGCACGAGGGCTTCGTGAACTTCAACGCCGGCACGCTCGGCACGTCGATGGTCGAGGGCCGTATCTCCGCCGGTGTCGTGGTCGGCAACGGTTCGGACATCGGCGGCGGCGCCTCCACCATGGGCACCCTCTCCGGCGGCGGCAACGTCCGCATCACCATCGGCGAGCGCTGCCTCGTCGGCGCGGAGGCGGGCGTCGGGATCGCGCTCGGCGACGAGTGCGTGGTCGAGGCGGGCCTGTACGTCACCGCCGGCACCCGCGTCACGATGCCCGACGGCCAGATCGTCAAGGCCCGCGAGCTCTCCGGCGCCTCGAACATCCTCTTCCGCCGCAACTCGGTCAGCGGCACCGTTGAGGCGCGGCCGAACAATGCGGCGTGGGGCGGGCTGAACGACATCCTGCACAGCCACAACTAG
- the sufB gene encoding Fe-S cluster assembly protein SufB — MTLPTETAHPELEGLGTYEYGWADSDVAGASAKRGLNEDVVRDISSKKNEPEWMTKLRLKGLRLFEKKPMPNWGSDLSGIDFDNIKYFVRSTEKQAESWEDLPEDIKNTYDKLGIPEAEKQRLVAGVAAQYESEVVYHQIREDLEEQGVIFLDTDTALKEHPELFKEYFGTVIPVGDNKFASLNSAVWSGGSFIYVPKGVHVEIPLQAYFRINTENMGQFERTLIIVDEGAYVHYVEGCTAPIYKSDSLHSAVVEIIVKKNARCRYTTIQNWSNNVYNLVTKRAVAYEGATMEWIDGNIGSKVTMKYPAVYLMGEHAKGETLSIAFAGEGQHQDAGSKMVHMAPNTSSNIVSKSVARAGGRTSYRGLVEIGEGAAGSKSNVLCDALLVDTISRSDTYPYVDVREDDVSMGHEATVSKVSEDQLFYLMSRGLSEFEAMAMIVRGFVEPIAKELPMEYALELNRLIELQMEGAVG, encoded by the coding sequence ATGACTCTCCCCACGGAGACTGCCCACCCTGAGCTCGAGGGCCTGGGCACGTACGAATACGGCTGGGCCGACTCCGACGTAGCCGGTGCCTCTGCCAAGCGCGGCCTGAACGAGGACGTCGTACGCGACATCTCCTCGAAGAAGAACGAGCCGGAGTGGATGACCAAGCTCCGCCTCAAGGGCCTGCGCCTGTTCGAGAAGAAGCCCATGCCGAACTGGGGCTCGGACCTGTCGGGCATCGACTTCGACAACATCAAGTACTTCGTACGTTCCACGGAGAAGCAGGCGGAGTCCTGGGAGGACCTGCCCGAGGACATCAAGAACACGTACGACAAGCTCGGCATCCCGGAGGCGGAGAAGCAGCGCCTCGTCGCCGGTGTCGCGGCCCAGTACGAGTCCGAGGTCGTCTACCACCAGATCCGCGAGGACCTGGAGGAGCAGGGCGTCATCTTCCTGGACACCGACACGGCCCTGAAGGAGCACCCGGAGCTCTTCAAGGAATACTTCGGGACGGTCATCCCGGTCGGTGACAACAAGTTCGCCTCGCTGAACTCCGCCGTGTGGTCCGGCGGCTCCTTCATCTACGTGCCGAAGGGCGTGCACGTGGAGATCCCGCTCCAGGCCTACTTCCGGATCAACACGGAGAACATGGGCCAGTTCGAGCGGACGCTGATCATCGTCGACGAGGGCGCCTATGTGCACTACGTCGAGGGCTGCACGGCGCCGATCTACAAGTCGGACTCGCTGCACTCCGCCGTGGTCGAGATCATCGTCAAGAAGAACGCCCGCTGCCGCTACACGACCATCCAGAACTGGTCGAACAACGTCTACAACCTGGTCACCAAGCGCGCCGTCGCCTACGAGGGCGCGACCATGGAGTGGATCGACGGCAACATCGGCTCCAAGGTGACGATGAAGTACCCCGCCGTCTACCTGATGGGCGAGCACGCCAAGGGCGAGACCCTGTCCATCGCCTTCGCCGGCGAGGGGCAGCACCAGGACGCCGGCTCCAAGATGGTCCACATGGCGCCGAACACCTCCTCCAACATCGTCTCCAAGTCGGTGGCGCGCGCCGGCGGCCGTACGTCGTACCGCGGACTGGTGGAGATCGGCGAGGGCGCCGCGGGCTCGAAGTCCAACGTGCTCTGTGACGCGCTGCTCGTCGACACGATCTCGCGGTCCGACACGTACCCGTATGTGGACGTCCGCGAGGACGACGTGTCCATGGGCCACGAGGCGACCGTCTCCAAGGTCTCCGAGGACCAGCTCTTCTACCTGATGAGCCGCGGTCTGAGCGAGTTCGAGGCGATGGCGATGATCGTGCGCGGCTTCGTCGAGCCGATCGCCAAGGAACTGCCCATGGAGTACGCGCTTGAGCTCAACCGGCTGATCGAGCTGCAGATGGAGGGCGCGGTCGGCTGA
- a CDS encoding response regulator: protein MGSEQGLVHVLVIEDERDVSALLERHLGGLGCRVTVADTGEEGLELAFAEPPDMVIIDVLLPGIDGREVIRRLRADERTKRCHLVVSSVLNPEDLVELATDELLAKPFRQPAVARLVDSYRNRSSVAQEE, encoded by the coding sequence ATGGGCTCTGAGCAGGGACTCGTACATGTCCTGGTGATCGAGGACGAACGGGATGTCAGTGCCCTGCTGGAGCGGCATCTCGGTGGCCTCGGGTGCCGTGTGACCGTCGCGGACACCGGTGAGGAAGGGCTGGAGCTGGCGTTCGCCGAGCCTCCGGACATGGTGATCATCGACGTGCTGCTGCCAGGCATCGACGGACGGGAAGTCATCCGGAGACTACGGGCGGACGAGCGGACGAAACGGTGCCACCTCGTCGTCTCGTCCGTGCTCAACCCGGAGGACCTGGTCGAGCTGGCGACGGACGAGCTGCTGGCCAAGCCGTTCCGGCAGCCCGCGGTGGCGCGGCTCGTCGATTCCTACCGAAACCGAAGCTCCGTAGCGCAGGAGGAGTAA
- a CDS encoding helix-turn-helix transcriptional regulator, with the protein MKNVGQAPQEELATGERSTRNRVARSILDHGPSTVADLAGRLGLTQAAVRRHLDALVADDVVEPREKRVYGARTRGRPAKVFALTDCGRDAFDQSYDKLAADALRWIAEREGGDEAVAAFARARSAALAGAYRKAIEAATPDKRTEALAKALSADGYAATARSAPLPQKGEQLCQHHCPVAHVAEQFPQLCEAETEIFSQLLGTHVQRLATIAHGDGVCTTFIPKATHQTTDNASASTAGRNPA; encoded by the coding sequence GTGAAAAACGTCGGGCAGGCTCCGCAGGAGGAACTGGCGACCGGGGAGCGCTCTACGCGCAACCGGGTCGCGCGGTCCATCCTGGATCACGGCCCGTCGACCGTCGCCGACCTGGCCGGCCGCCTCGGCCTCACCCAGGCGGCCGTACGCAGGCATCTGGATGCCCTCGTCGCCGACGATGTCGTGGAGCCCCGTGAGAAGCGCGTCTACGGAGCGCGTACGCGCGGTCGCCCCGCCAAGGTCTTCGCGCTGACGGACTGCGGCCGGGACGCCTTCGACCAGTCGTACGACAAGCTCGCGGCGGACGCGCTGCGCTGGATCGCCGAGCGTGAGGGCGGTGACGAGGCCGTCGCCGCGTTCGCCCGCGCCAGGAGCGCCGCACTGGCCGGGGCGTACCGCAAGGCCATCGAGGCCGCCACCCCTGACAAGCGCACCGAAGCCCTGGCCAAGGCCCTGAGTGCGGACGGGTACGCTGCTACGGCGCGCAGCGCTCCCCTTCCGCAGAAGGGCGAGCAGCTCTGCCAGCACCACTGCCCGGTCGCCCATGTCGCCGAGCAGTTCCCCCAGTTGTGCGAGGCGGAGACCGAGATCTTTTCCCAGTTGCTCGGGACGCATGTCCAGCGGCTGGCCACCATCGCCCACGGCGACGGCGTCTGTACGACGTTCATCCCCAAGGCAACCCACCAGACCACCGATAACGCATCTGCAAGCACGGCCGGGAGGAACCCCGCATGA
- the sufU gene encoding Fe-S cluster assembly sulfur transfer protein SufU has product MKLDSMYQEVILDHYKHPHGRGLRDGDAEVHHVNPTCGDEITLRVKYEGTQIADVSYEGQGCSISQASASVLNELLVGKQLAEAQKIQETFLELMQSKGRLEPDDAMEEVLEDAVAFAGVSKYPARVKCALLSWMAWKDATAQALGEADAERKTA; this is encoded by the coding sequence GTGAAGCTGGATTCGATGTACCAGGAAGTCATCCTGGACCACTACAAGCACCCGCACGGGCGTGGTCTGCGGGATGGCGATGCCGAGGTGCACCACGTCAACCCGACGTGCGGTGACGAGATCACGCTGCGCGTGAAGTATGAGGGCACGCAGATCGCTGACGTGAGCTACGAAGGCCAGGGCTGCTCGATCAGCCAGGCCTCCGCCTCCGTACTGAACGAACTGCTCGTCGGCAAGCAGCTCGCCGAGGCGCAGAAGATCCAGGAGACCTTCCTGGAGCTGATGCAGTCCAAGGGCCGCCTCGAGCCGGACGACGCGATGGAGGAGGTTCTGGAGGACGCGGTCGCGTTCGCCGGGGTCTCCAAGTACCCCGCCCGTGTGAAGTGCGCCCTGCTGAGCTGGATGGCCTGGAAGGATGCGACGGCCCAGGCCCTGGGCGAGGCCGACGCCGAAAGGAAGACGGCATGA
- a CDS encoding DMT family transporter codes for MGYATLMAAIAAEVAATTAMKYSHGFTKLWPTVGTWVGYVISFVLLAQTLKTVSVGTAYAIWAGVGTAAIAAIGIVWLGEGLNAAKAAGIVLIIVGVVVLHLGGGH; via the coding sequence ATGGGATACGCAACGCTCATGGCCGCCATCGCGGCCGAGGTGGCCGCCACGACCGCCATGAAGTACAGCCACGGGTTCACCAAGCTGTGGCCCACCGTGGGGACGTGGGTCGGCTACGTCATCTCCTTCGTGCTGCTCGCGCAGACGCTGAAGACCGTGTCGGTCGGCACGGCGTACGCGATCTGGGCCGGAGTCGGCACGGCGGCCATCGCGGCGATCGGGATCGTGTGGCTGGGGGAGGGGCTGAACGCGGCGAAGGCGGCCGGGATCGTGCTGATCATCGTCGGCGTGGTGGTGCTGCACCTGGGCGGGGGGCACTGA
- a CDS encoding AbfB domain-containing protein produces MPDSKPGPGPDQPAPEPKGAQARPPRAAARTADPKLPAAAEAPPKVWETGEDLDGGRIPGTRRLYLAGVLAVAVLASTVTAIAILDQTEDKESQGPQTTSASQPVVPDFTPPEGPTTEPSGKSGLASPQPSPEEAASDGKGDSSEEQGRASKPIKQPPKPSAPNKPPAKPPASTSLKSVQAVNYPDRYWHFSDGTGRLDQVSSGSSAETRQDSTFTLVPGLADSNCVSFSTGDGGYVRHLNFQLRTGRHDGSELFKKDATFCPRPSSHSGAVMLEAVNFPGSFVRHRNFQLRLERYEHSGLYRADSAFRLVDGLS; encoded by the coding sequence ATGCCAGACAGCAAGCCCGGACCCGGTCCGGACCAGCCCGCGCCCGAGCCGAAGGGTGCGCAGGCTCGCCCCCCACGTGCCGCTGCCCGTACGGCCGATCCGAAACTCCCCGCCGCCGCGGAAGCGCCCCCGAAGGTATGGGAGACAGGCGAGGACCTCGACGGTGGCCGCATACCCGGGACGCGCCGCCTCTACCTGGCCGGCGTACTGGCCGTGGCGGTGCTGGCCTCCACGGTGACCGCGATCGCGATCCTCGACCAGACCGAGGACAAGGAGTCGCAAGGGCCGCAGACCACCTCCGCCTCGCAGCCGGTCGTCCCCGACTTCACGCCTCCCGAGGGCCCCACCACGGAGCCCAGCGGAAAGAGCGGCCTCGCCTCACCGCAGCCGAGCCCCGAGGAAGCCGCCTCGGACGGCAAGGGCGACTCCTCCGAGGAGCAGGGGCGGGCCTCCAAGCCCATCAAGCAACCCCCGAAGCCCTCCGCCCCCAACAAGCCCCCGGCCAAGCCGCCGGCCTCCACCTCGCTGAAGTCGGTCCAGGCGGTCAACTACCCCGACCGCTACTGGCACTTCAGCGACGGCACCGGCCGTCTCGACCAGGTGAGCTCCGGCAGCTCCGCCGAGACGCGGCAGGATTCCACCTTCACGCTCGTGCCCGGCCTCGCCGACTCGAACTGCGTGTCCTTCTCCACGGGCGACGGCGGCTATGTCCGCCACCTCAACTTCCAGCTCCGTACGGGCCGTCATGACGGCTCGGAGCTCTTCAAGAAGGACGCCACCTTCTGCCCGCGCCCGTCCTCGCACTCCGGCGCCGTGATGCTGGAGGCGGTCAACTTCCCCGGAAGCTTCGTGCGCCACCGCAACTTCCAGCTCCGTCTTGAGCGGTACGAGCACAGCGGTCTCTATCGGGCCGACTCGGCGTTCCGGCTGGTCGATGGCCTGAGCTGA
- a CDS encoding metal-sulfur cluster assembly factor, translating to MSETIEMKPASEEEVREALYDVVDPELGIDVVNLGLIYGIHIDDANIATLDMTLTSAACPLTDVIEDQAKSATDGLVSELRINWVWMPPWGPDKITDDGREQLRALGFNV from the coding sequence ATGAGCGAGACCATTGAGATGAAACCGGCCTCGGAGGAAGAGGTCCGCGAGGCGCTGTACGACGTGGTCGACCCCGAGTTGGGCATCGACGTCGTCAACCTCGGCCTGATCTACGGCATCCACATCGACGACGCGAACATCGCGACGCTCGACATGACGCTGACCTCGGCGGCCTGTCCGCTGACGGACGTCATCGAGGACCAGGCCAAGTCCGCCACGGACGGCCTCGTCAGCGAGCTCCGCATCAACTGGGTCTGGATGCCCCCGTGGGGCCCCGACAAGATCACGGACGATGGGCGTGAGCAGCTGCGGGCGCTCGGGTTCAACGTCTGA